A genomic segment from Colletotrichum higginsianum IMI 349063 chromosome 5, whole genome shotgun sequence encodes:
- a CDS encoding BRCA1 C Terminus domain-containing protein, producing MLVSLTVGKVDAGVTVLLTPDKRLIEFPSILLPPNISSGSIVDITVARNLGSEAKTEHAFRELQDRIYSSFGASAPTTPILRCRNATQTSVVLEWDPIELATADLISLSLYRNGQKAGNIPRPLQMHSTKISGLAVDTDYTFHLVLRTTAGTFSSDKVVVRTHKMTDLSGITITTGIMPASTREALTAAVERIGAKIVDSVRIDTTHFVTTEGRGLAWEKAVETNIPVVRPEWVEACEKNGRILGVTKFYLDALRPGPSSDELQQAPTPPQPQQTPQTHKELPTPPATNTPENNYEAAATSAASAKSSEDEKPTSKAEDDESSGDEDKEAEQKRIADQEEQKVRLEDKDEQNLAHRPKEGSDSGSEDGRGEEDNPSKEEKPGASPDGASFQDVAL from the exons ATGCTCGTCTCTCTGACCGTCGGCAAGGTCGACGCCGGTGTCACGGTCCTCCTGACGCCGGACAAGCGCCTA ATCGAATTCCCCTCCATCCTTCTTCCTCCCAATATCTCGTCCGGTAGCATCGTCGACATCACCGTCGCCCGCAACCTGGGCTCAGAGGCCAAGACCGAACATGCCTTCCGCGAGCTCCAGGACCGTATCTACTCCTCCTTCGGCGCcagcgcgccgacgacgcccatTCTCCGCTGCCGTAATGCGACGCAGACCTCCGTAGTTCTCGAATGGGACCCCATTGAGCTCGCGACCGCCGACCtcatctccctctccctATACCGCAACGGCCAAAAGGCCGGCAACATCCCCCGCCCGCTGCAGATGCACAGCACGAAGATCagcggcctcgccgtcgacacgGACTACACTTTCCATCTCGTCTTGCGCACCACGGCCGGCACCTTCAGCTCCGACAAGGTCGTCGTACGCACGCACAAGATGACGGACCTCAGcggcatcaccatcaccacggGTATCATGCCCGCTTCCACGAGGGAGGCTCtgaccgccgccgttgaaCGCATCGGCGCCAAGATCGTCGACAGCGTCCGTATCGACACGACGCACTTTGTCACCACCGAGGGTCGCGGCCTGGCGTGggagaaggccgtcgagacgaATATACCTGTCGTCCGGCCCGAGTGGGTCGAGGCGTGTGAGAAGAATGGCCGCATCCTCGGCGTGACCAAGTTttacctcgacgccctcagGCCGGGCCCCTCGAGCGACGAGCTGCAGCAGGCGCCGACTCCACCCCAGCCGCAACAGACGCCGCAGACGCACAAGGAGCTGCCGACGCCTCCGGCCACCAACACGCCGGAGAATAACTACGAAGCGGCCGCCACGTCAGCCGCGTCAGCCAAATCGTCCGAAGATGAAAAGCCCACGTCCAAGGCGGAGGACGACGAATCTTCCGGCGACGAAGATAAGGAGGCGGAGCAGAAGAGGATTGCGGACCAGGAGGAGCAGAAAGTGAGGCTggaggacaaggacgagcAGAACCTTGCCCACCGGCCAAAGGAGGGC